caataatccaaaacctgaggaaaagactcgaagcatcaaagcaccattggagagaaatattaccggaaATATTATGGGCTTATAGAACTACATCGAAATCGAGCACCGGGGAGACACCCTTCTCGTTGGTTTACGGGGCTGAAGCTCTTATCCccatagaagttggtgaaccgaccctccggttccGATACGCAACCGAGGAatcaaacggggaggccatggccgtaagactcgacctcacggacgagCTGCGCGAAAACGCATTGGTCCATATTGCCGCTCAAAAACAAAGGGTgaaaaggtactacaatcgaagagccaatCTTCGTCACTTccgagttggggacttggtactccgaaaagttaccttgaataccaagaatcccaacgagggAAAACTGGGCCCGAACTGGAAAGGACCCTACAAGATAGCCGAGGTAACGGGCAAGGGATCGTATCAGCTAGAGTCCGTGGACCGGcagcggttgcgcaataactggaatgtggctcatctaaagagatactactgttAAGGTAAGAACACCCCATGTTTTCTCTCTTTTTGACCTTTTCCTTTTTGCAGAAAGCCAAGTACCAGGCAGAGCAGAGAATCCAGaactgaaaacacgtgttgcactcttttccttagtacggttttgtcccaaaatgggttttccaacaaggtttttaatgaggcaacaagtacaacgtgttacttgacaaaaacAAAAGACGAGCGTCCGGACCATCGAGGTCACACCttccgagtggggacttaatagcactcacccgaccttgcagcCCGAATAAGTGCTAGGGGGATACTATGCCCACATCGAAGACTACCTCGGTCAAAGAAGACGGGGAAACTCAACACTTGCTACGGTAAAACTAAGGCTCGGCCATCGGCCATAGGCTTCGATGTagggaccaaacgatcataacgaatcgtgtcccattcagcatttgctacggcaaaacaaaggcccgaccatcggccatagccttcggtgtaaggaccaaacgatcaaaatgaatcgtgtccgtttagtatttgctacggcaaaagcagaaggaaacaaaagcCTTATGTATGCAAATACTttgcaatacaaaaattatcGGAAACTTGGATAAACAATATCTCGGTTATCTTCCTATTAAAAGATTTTACccgtatttcggcattacttcattcacACGCCCTATACCGGGCACCATGATCGAAAATCGACTAAAGGCAACGAGGTCATTGTAAACCGAGCCAAAATTGTCTAGTCCGCAAACGGGGACTTTATACATCAAAATCCGGCTAAGGATAAGATTCAAATGCCCGAAAAATTCCGGCGCTAAATAAATGCCTATCGTGGTTCGGAGACGACCGAACTCACAAAGTACTAGataagtcctacgggcacagtTAACTAATGACTACGAGTCAGCTTGTCCGAAAAACGGGCCAACAATTCAAGGGAAAACAAAAACGAACATCCAAACGGAGAAACAAGAAAGATACGTTTTTCATATACGCAAGGGATGCTTTTACATCAAAaaccaaagtcctacaaaggcaaaaaataaaaataaaagccaagtacaggccctaatcaaCCCGGAACGGCTGGAGCCGGAACGTTCGGGCACCGTCCGCTAAAAATCATTGGAGTCAGAACCTAAGGCATCCTTAGCCTCTCCCTCGATCCTCTTGGCCTCGGCAATAAGGGTCGGAAGGTCAGTAAAGCCATGTtcggcttgctcaagagtgatcctcCGAGAGTACGGATAGCAGAAGACGTAGTGAATATGGGTAGAAGCAAAGtactaccgtggttctgggcaacccatcggccgcgtgacaTGCAAAAGCAATCACTTAAAAGTTCGgaacttacgcttgttgttccatttctccgggaagggcatgtgactggccggaataatgtcctcggtcttcacccggacaTACCGCTCCAGCCAACCCCtatctctgtcttcatccatttttgagAAGAAGGGGTTCCGGCTACGCTTGGCCatttttattacgccaccccggaacagcctcaGGGAGTATAAGCGTATCAgatgggccagcgtgagctccttctcagcgttgttggccaacaaccggagacacggtacgaccctccaaacaatcgggcCGATCTGAGCCAACGTCACGCcgtaagtccggcacatgtcgagaatgaccggatccaccggtgggtcgagtttgagagtgaaaGGATAAGTGTACACGTACAGAAATCCTTCCCGATGGTCAGTAACGGATTCATCAGGTCCGGGGGCAAAGACCCGAACCGggcgggtgtcccacccgcagtcgGCCCGGACTATGTCTAGCCTCtcctcagtaatggatgagggGTATCTCCTCACATCAAATCCCCTATCGGATACCGagaaaggtttttcaacctcaagatctttgttgaagttgggcttggccggtataatatccgaggccgtGGGCTCAAAAGTGATTTTCGTTTTGGCCGGAGATGCAGGCTCGGTCCCCGGAGATGAAACAGATGGAACATCAtgagaagtggtttcagacattttgGAAGATATGAAAGGAAGAGGATTTAGAAGAAAAGTTCAAGAAGATTGAAGGAACTGGTGATTCGAGAAATGACAAAGTGCAAAGCAACGCTCAAACGAGAGCAGTTAGCAGAAATGGTGACAAAGTTGCCCCTTTCCACGTAGTATATGCAATAAATCAGCGACAAATTGGCTGTAGAAGACCACTAAATATGGTGGAGATGAGGAAATGCAGTGAAGAgtgaaaaatgaagaagaaatggatCGTGAAAGTGTTGGAACGAAGGGGaaaagagccttatataggcatgggactgTGACGGTTACAATTCCCCAACCAACCGGGGGATGCCACGCGtcccccataattaatgagaaacgACTCGAAGCGacgtgcgtgcggcggttgtcagaacCGGCCAGTCGGGagaagacacgtggccgataaaggggggacgtgacgcaactgttcccgccaaaatgagaagataacgaCGAGCCAATAGAGTCACCAGTTtcatgattcatccacttcccgttactccggcaGATCGGtggtccgggaagtgtggggactatctgtatacggtaaaaaccgggtatgAGTCAAACCGGGGGAACAAGGAACCGAAGGAAGAAGAGGACGAGAGCATACATGAAGATTTtagttctgaaccggaggaacgcttggaccggagcTAAGCAGGGGcaccatttggtccggtttcttcgTCACCGGACCAGTCGAGGCCGTTAGTCCGATTATCCGTAGTTATTGGTCCGGTAAAGCCGTTGCGCGTGAGCCACGCgtcggtagcgtcctgccatggtcaaccaccaaccatgcgtgtgtcagacagtACGGCTTACCTAATCTGCTCAGAGCCGTCCTTCTCCGTATTTCCTAATGATTTGTATTGTGTAAGGCCCATAGAAgaaacactataaatagggctcatccccctccattggggggggggggggggttggcttattcattttcaagaacatttgtaACATCAAAGCATATATACAAACTCTCTTAAAGTATCATATCTGATTCGTATCACTTGTTTTCATCTACCTTATATTTCTCCAAACAAGCATTGCGTTTTTTACTAGCTAATATTCGTATCCATAGCAAATAGCCAATCGTTAATTACTTTGAAATAAAACCTTCACACGTTTTATTTCCCTATAATATTGAGATCCAAACACATATCTTATACCCTCGTACAAATTTAATTGGtttccaaattcggggtaaacacttttgttgaaaaaataaaattaattgtgACTTGAGATATTGAAATAAAACCTTGATAATATAGAAGAAGATTCAATTCATTCCTATGTCAGTGTACGAGAAAACTATAAATTTTTATATTAAACTTGAAAATTATATTTAATTCTATATAATATAGGACTTTTCTAAttatcataaataaatatttttcttttaaaaaaaagttagttTGGGCTATTGAAATGAGTGAGCAAATTATATTTTCTATCTCTCATTAATTAATTAGTATGTATAGCTACCCTGTTGGATATGATTTTCCGTCTTCCCATGGACTCGTTctcgttttttattttttatttttttatgacaattttatattttatttgtaACTCAATTTTTCTTAATCAGTTAtttttatttgtcttaaaaaGCAATAGTCGAATGAATTAATCCTTAAAAGGATAACTTTAGAGCTTTGCATCTAAAAAGATTAAAATGgtgaattttgaaaaaaaatacatgaactttattaaaaatatttatgatatctTATTAAATTTTGGCTTTAGGCCACTGGTCGTATTGAGCCATCCCTGGATTAAACCTATTCaaatattatatttatgaaaACAATACAATATAATATACTAACACAATATTGAAAAGATATGTAATTAACGAATCACCCAAACGAGCCGTAGAGTTTCTCATGCATTGTCCTTGTCCCATTGTGATCCCATAATTATGGGGAAATTTCAATAATGTACAATCTAGCATATAAAATTACATCCACGTAGTCATAACTTACATTCGCATAGCCATTTTTTCAaggtatacaacaatatacaactttattcACCTACCGTAGACAATGTATCTACCttgtataaaaatatataataatgtataagaggtgtttatacacacttttacACTGATATACAATATTATGTAAACTTATATAAGAGGTATTTATACACACTTCTACATTGCATAAAACTGTATAATAATGTGTATGGATAGCAAGATTCGGCGACCTGTCCAGCGGATCTAGATAGCAAGATCCGCAGCCTCTCCGGTCGATCTGAATAGGAGAGGATGAAGGAGCGACCTCTCCGACGGCTAACAcgggtaaaaaataaaaaatgagttAAATCGGATAATTACTTTTCCCAAAATCAATATAGCGTGTAAAAATCCTTAATTATATACTACTTCCTCTGTCTCAAATTGTTTGTTTGAGATCATATTTTTTGTTGCAAGAAAATGAAAAAGGTTAGAAAATGGCCAAACTCAAATTTCCAGAAACTTCTCTTTTTTGGTTGTTGCAAAAGTAGCTGCAGTACTATACGCTGAAAACTGTTGGGTTTGAGTCTggggaataaataaaataaaaattctaTTTCCTCTATTTTAAAATATTTGTCTGGTTTTAATTTGATAACaaatttaataaagtaaaaaaaaattgaaacataTTGTTTTAAATTAAAGATGCGTAGAATGTATAAAAACATTATTTaattttgtgatcttaaatatgttacgtgaaaagttaaaattaaaaaattgcCAAAAAAAGAAATAACCATTCTTAAAAGTAATACAAACATTTTGAAAAGTAAGGAGTAATAAGTATACgataaaaatacaaaaaaacctaaaaatgaagaagaaagaaacagAGAATACAAAAGTGATTATGCTCCTCTAGTgatccatttatatatttatAAACTTGCTGGATCACTGGGTGGTAAGTCGTAAAAGTGGGTCTCGTGCTGAAAAAATGCCCTGTTATTGCCCCCAATTCATTATTTTTCTGTCAGGTATgacattttcttttatttaagAGTTAATCGTAAAAAGTATGAGAAAAggataaaaatggtcccttaactatgatagtaggttcaaaatagtcccttaactatgcacttaacggttttagtcctttaagtgtagtggttcttttttttttttaaaatagtttccgcgcatttttcctcaaaaataaccgatggacttccgttgattttcgtaaaaaacaataaaaattaaaaaaaaaaaatagtgtccctcgattttatccatcagTTTTCGTCCAtcgtttttttcgcttgtttttggtagtgacaacttttttagtttctgctatttctaatttatttctaaagtctagtgtattttatttagtcgatggagcccctcagttttaatcgatagagtccgtcggtctttgtgtttcgagacaccatttctgacattatcaaaccgttaagcatacttaagggactatttttaaccaaccctcatagttaagggaccattttgtcaacttatgacaaacttaaaggaccaaaaccgttaagtgcatagttaagggactattttgaacctactctcatagttaagggaccgtttttgttaacttataataaacttaaaggactaaaaccgttaagtgcatagttaagagactattttgaacctactatcatagttaagggaccatttttatccTTTTCTCTAAAAAGTATAGCCGAACCATTTCTTTGGTGAGTTTTGACATTCCAACAATTTGATTGATGTTCTCTTTTGGCCAAAGTCATATTTTCATGTTGACACCTGAACTAAGACTAGTTCTTATTGAACACAATTTTGATAATATTAAATCAGGCTTCGTGAGTGTATCGCACTTGCTATGACATGGCAAACAAGACCAAATGGCAATAAGACAGAAGGAAAAAAACTTGTCACTGTCGTCGTCACTCCCAACATGCCGCCATTGCCAACACGTCTCCGGCCAAACCCCCTTCCTGCACCCATTAAGTTGAAAGAAAGATAAAAATCTTTTACAGCTGATTCAACTCCTCTGTTTTCTAATTGATTGTGTTCTTCATTGCTTATTAACAAATAAATGGCTAATTCAAGCAATACCCATTTTAGTTCCCAAGTCAACAAGCCCAAAAAGAATCCAAGATATAGGCAATGTCAAGATTTCAAGAATCGGAAGACTGCTAAGAAagcttcttttttctttctttccctctAATGGGGGGGGCTTTTGGCGAATTTTGTTGCAGAAATGGTGTCAGTGGAATCGGGATCGCTGGCTTGGTTTTGGGAGCTGAATTTGGAGAATTTTGTTTCGATTTTTTGTGTGCAAAATTTGGATTGGAAAAAGTGGTAATGGGCGGTGGGAATGCGATAAGGAGTGATGAAGATGAGCAGGCCTGGAATGTAGACTTTGCtggaattttttttgaaaaagaataAAACTGATCTTTCACTCTCTTAAAAAAAGGGTGTAGTACACGCCACATGCACCTGACCAAATTGTGTTTAATATTACAGTTTATCTCGAGTTCAGGTGTTCAATAGAAATTAATCTTAGTTTAAGTGTCAAAATAAAAATATCAGACAAATTTAAGGGGCTACTTATGACTTTGGCCTTCTCTTGCTGAGTAGATGATGATCCTTTAGATAGGAAAAAGGGAAACAACCTATAGTTGGCCTGTTAGTTACAGATAGAATTTGAACGGCTTTTGTTGATTCACTGATTGAACATCAGAGGTATTGGTGATGTTTGAGGTGGTAATAATCCCATCCGGGCTTACATGATTAGATTATATACCACATCCAAGTACTTCCAAACATCACCATTATAAGGAAACATCAAATTCTTTGCAATTACCTAGAGTCATAGTTCAACATGCACCACATATTTTGGCTGCACATTGATAAATACATCCAAAGCTTCTCCTAGGAAAGATGAGGGGGGGATTCTCTAAAGCTTTGTCACTACGGTATGGGAAAAAAATTGATTTGCAAAAAAAGTGTTTGATGGGTTCTTCAGGAACTCATCAAACACTTCATTAAAAATCAATTATTGTATCTTTGATTTGCAATGAAGTGTTTGATGGGTTCTTGAAGGAGATCTTAAGCTACCTTCAAGTAATTTTATGAGGGGATGCTAAGTTAAGAGGAAGTCTGAGGATATTACGGATATACTTGAGAGATAGAGATGAGACATAAACTCCTATTTTGCCATGGCTATATATCGATAGATTGAATATGGAATAAGaataatgctttttttttttgctttcttacTCTCTCATTTCCTCCATTTGTGTGCATAAGAAGGACAAAAAGTTTGCGCAGCGAGGTTGGATCACGCACTCATGAATGTAGGAATAGATGACCTTTCACATAGGATCTTGTTTGCTAGCATAGTAGCATGTGACAGGCTAGATATCATTTGCTTGCAGATTCAACCACTTCATTTTTAAATTAATGTTTATGTTTGCAGATTCTTTGGCTGCAACTTGAGATTTTCAGTATGCTTTCTGAGTTTTGTTTGTTCTGCCATCAGGATGAGATTTGCTTGATGCAAAATTCTGTACTGTACCTTAACTAGATTCCTGCTTAAAGAACTAGCCCAACACTTCTGAAATTAATCAATTCATCTGCGTTTGGCTGTTTGAGATTAAATATTAGTATTGGAATTATTTCCTGACAATATTCCAAGATTACATAAACCTTGTCCCTATTAGTTTAATTGGTATTCAGATAGATCCCTGACTTTCCTTGCGCGTCTTCATCACATTTTGGTTGCAGTGTATTCAATTATGTGGATATCTGCCAAAACTTAGCATATGAATGGAACAACCTCCAAACCCTCTCTCAAGAAATCTTTAAAATTACAAGTAGAGTTAAAATTGAATGAAATTTAATGGATGAACAAGTTGAAAGTGGGGGGAGAAGTAGTGTTTTCAGGTCAGATAAACATCTAGTTTTATTCATTCCATTTAAAATTTCCAGTACATTTAAACTAGAAGAAAATTCAGACAGAACAGAGGTCTATTCCCCATTATTTCTCAAATACGCAACAAAGCTAGCAATGTAGGAATCATGAAGCTTCCGATCTCCAAAAATGGCAGCAGCTTTTGTTGTCGCTCTGAGCTCTTCACCTTCCTCAGAAACCATAGCATATGTCAATGCTTTCGCTATCTCATTTCTAGTAAATGACCCATCTTCTTCATTTCTCTCTACTTCAATTCCCAATCTTTTTTCCACTAACAATCTTGCATTCAACCCTTGATCATACACAAATGGTAGAACGACAACAACATGTCCATGATGTAGAATTTCTATAATAGAACCCCAACCCCCTTGATTTAGAGTACCCCCAATAGAAGGATGTGCTAGAATTTCCTTTTGAGGTGCCCATCCAATGTGCACCACTCCTTTCTCTGCAGTCCTCAACCCAAATCCTGTTGGCAAAGGATCCACATCATCCGAACTCCAGCTAGGCTTTTGTAATATCCACAAAAATGGTAGCCTAGATAGCtcaattccataagctatttcatatacTTGATCTTTATTCGGTTTGCACTCACTCCCAAGTCCCACAAATAAAACTGACCCAGGCTTCTGTTGATTGAGCCATTTTAAGATTTTATCATCATTGAGGTTTTTTTCTGGTGGTGATGTTTCAGGTAGTAGTAATCCAACTGGAATTGTAGGCTTGGAGATGAGTTTATGCACCGCATCCAAGTAATCACCTTCTAATTCTTTGCAACTGCGTAATACCATAGCTCGACATGCACCCAATACCTTGGCTGAACGTTGAGCATATGATAACCCTGAAGCGTCTTCTTGGAAAGATGAGGAGAAAAGCTCTGCTGCTTCATAACTCCGGTAAGCCAATGTGGATGGAAAATGCAGCTTCTCGGAAACAGGTGATGTGAGACTTTCAGGCATGGGGCCTGAAGCTCTTGCAGCAATCAAGAAAGCTCTGGAAGCAGCTGTGAAAATACTGAAGTGAATCATAGGGATATCATAAGCTTCAGCAATCTCAACTATCCAATATTGGAAGAAGTCAACGATAATCCATTCAGGTTTTTGATCAGCAATGAACTGTTCGATGGGTTCTCGGAGGAGATCATAAGCTGCTTTCAAGTACTGGATTTTTTCTAAAGGAAGATCAACAGAAGCTTCAGCATCTGCAGGCAAAAGATTCTTGTCGTCAAGATTTGGCAATGGAAATTCCACTAGTTTTACAAGGTGTGTTAAGTTTGGAGGAACTTTAGGGAGTCTTTGGATATTTTTGGGAGTGGATATGAACGAAACATGAATTCCTCCTACTTCAGCTAAGGCTAAGGAGAGATTGAAAAATGGCATAAGGTGACCAAATGCAGACCATGGTAGCATTACTACATGAATATTATCATCCATTCTCATTTTTGTTCTCTGTTTTGCCTAATTCTTAGTTCTACTATTTGTGTGAATGAGAAAGAGAAGTAGATAGCACTTATATAAGCAGAATTTCCTTAAAAGTTTGTTGTACGAGGTTGGATCATGCATCTCATGACTGTGCATGGGAATACTAAGAAGTACAAGCCCCCACCTAGGATCTTGTTTGCCATCATATGGCAAGATTAGGACAAAGTTTGCTTGCAGATTCAACCACTAAGTTTTGAATCAAGTTTTTGTTTGGGAGATTCAAGTCAAGCAGTATTATTGTACTAATAAAATGGAATTTTATGTGGTAGACCTACTGCTCAATCAGATTATGTGGGTGCTTTTGGGAGCAAGAAAATCTATAGAACCAAGGAATAAGTAGAAGAATATTGATAAATCAAAAAGAAGAACGAATGTCAGTGTACTTAAGCAACTGATCAAGAATAGTACGAAATTTATTTTATATAGGTCCTTAGACAATAATGTCTCTATTTATTTCAATGTCAGTTTTGCTTATTCTATTTGATtcattttttaaatttgaaatgaTTACAAAGATAAAGTTGCATTATTTAGAGTAAATATCTCTTCTCATAAG
The sequence above is a segment of the Lycium barbarum isolate Lr01 chromosome 6, ASM1917538v2, whole genome shotgun sequence genome. Coding sequences within it:
- the LOC132645543 gene encoding putative UDP-rhamnose:rhamnosyltransferase 1, which produces MRMDDNIHVVMLPWSAFGHLMPFFNLSLALAEVGGIHVSFISTPKNIQRLPKVPPNLTHLVKLVEFPLPNLDDKNLLPADAEASVDLPLEKIQYLKAAYDLLREPIEQFIADQKPEWIIVDFFQYWIVEIAEAYDIPMIHFSIFTAASRAFLIAARASGPMPESLTSPVSEKLHFPSTLAYRSYEAAELFSSSFQEDASGLSYAQRSAKVLGACRAMVLRSCKELEGDYLDAVHKLISKPTIPVGLLLPETSPPEKNLNDDKILKWLNQQKPGSVLFVGLGSECKPNKDQVYEIAYGIELSRLPFLWILQKPSWSSDDVDPLPTGFGLRTAEKGVVHIGWAPQKEILAHPSIGGTLNQGGWGSIIEILHHGHVVVVLPFVYDQGLNARLLVEKRLGIEVERNEEDGSFTRNEIAKALTYAMVSEEGEELRATTKAAAIFGDRKLHDSYIASFVAYLRNNGE